DNA sequence from the Corvus moneduloides isolate bCorMon1 chromosome 29, bCorMon1.pri, whole genome shotgun sequence genome:
TGCTGTAGCGGGGCAGGACGCAAGGGCTGCAGGCGGGAGCAGCGTAGGCTCTGCCAAAGGTGCAGAGGCCCCCCGAGGCCTGGGTGGCGCCGGCGCCGTAGAGGccgcccagccccagggagccgcCAAAGGCCGGTGCTCCGGAGGAGCCCACCACGGCTTGCTgcgggaaggagctgaggatggggccGGGGAAGGTGACCACCACGGGGGGCGGCTGGATGAAGGCTGAGGAGTCGGGACACTGGCGGGCGCACAGCTCGTTGCAGCTCTCAGCGatgggctggggcacagccacgCTGGTTTTGGGTGGGCACAGGTCGTAGCAGGACATCTTGGCGTGGGATGCGAGGGTGCTCTGCAAGAGAGGCCAGCGatggtgggagagcagcagaggccagCGGCCGAGCCAcagaggggccggggctggagcagggagctgcgAGCAGAAGCGCTCGCACACTTACCCGTGTCCccgaggaggagaaggtggccagggcagtgcttggCCGAGTCTGGCCCCAGCAGGGCTTTTATAGCAGCCCCAGcattgctcagctccagccgGGCCAATCTGCTCAGGGGacactccctgctgctgctgctgctgctgctgctgctgacagcagggctgtgcggcccctgcccctccctgagTCAGCATCCCCCAGGTGCCACCCCAGCACATCCCGCTGCCCAAGCCATCCTCTCCATCCTGCCACGTGAGGGACTCATTAGCAGGGATGTCACCCGGGGTAGACTCCATGGACACCAGGAAGTACTTGGGAAGTCTGGGTCAGGAGTGGAAGGACCAAGAGCTTTGTGGGGATCTGTGCATCACTGGCCAGCGTGGGGGAGGCagaattcatttatttcttggCACTGCCCCGGGAGTTCTGCCAGGCTGGGTGCAAAGACTGCTCGTGCCAGGCCTGAGATACAttgggaaaggagcagagatgTCCATCTGGCCCAGGCTgattccagccctgccccacccATTTGGAACATTAACGTTGTTCCTGGAGCCCATTCCTGGGTGACATCCCTGCTATCGAGTCCCTCACGTGGCAGGAAGGAGAGGTTGGCTTGGGCAGCGGGATGTGCTGGGGTGGCACGTGGGGGATGCTGActcagggaggggcaggggccgcacagctctgctgtcagcagcagcagcagcagcagcagcagcagggagtgtCCCCTGAGCAGATTGGCCcggctggagctgagcaatgCTGGGGCTGCTATAAAAGCCCTGCTGGGGCCAGACTCGGccaagcactgccctggccaccttctcctcctcggGGACAAGGGTAAGTGTGCGAGCGCTTCTGCTcgcagctccctgctccagccccggcccctctgTGGCTCGGCCGctggcctctgctgctctcccaccatCGCTGGCCTCTCTTGCAGAGCACCCTCGCATCCCACGCCAAGATGTCCTGCTACGACCTGTGCCCACCCAAAACCAGcgtggctgtgccccagcccatCGCTGAGAGCTGCAACGAGCTGTGCGCCCGCCAGTGTCCCGACTCCTCAGCCTTCATCCAGCCGCCCCCCGTGGTGGTCACCTTCCCCggccccatcctcagctccttcccgcAGCAAGCCGTGGTGGGCTCCTCCGGAGCACCGGCCTTTGgcggctccctggggctgggcggCCTCTACGGCGCCGGCGCCACCCAGGCCTCGGGGGGCCTCTGCACCTTTGGCAGAGCCTACGCTGCTCCCGCCTGCAGCCCTTGCGTCCTGCCCCGCTACAGCAAGAAGCTCTGGGACACCTGCGGGCCCTGCTAGACCCACCACAGCCCCGCACCCCAAACACCCATGGCGGCCTCGGCCCAGCATGGAGAAGTTGAGCTCTGCACAAGCCGCCctggcctcctgcagcccctgacaCCCGGCCTGGCTGGGGCCTGCCTGCCgtccctctcccagcctctcctgcccctctgttcaCAATAAAGTTTTCCTGCATCCAACTCCTGTCTCTTTGCCTCCATTTCTGAAATTAAGAAGAACCCAGGCATAGGGGAGTTCCACGAGTGGGAGGGGAAATGCTGATCTACGGATGCCCGTGGGGAATGGAAAATGGAAGTGGAAGGGGAAAGTTAAATagaagagggaaggggataGTGGAGGTTAAAGTGGGCAAGAAAATGTTATCAAAAAGCAAGTATGAAAGGAGAAGTGGGAAGGGGTAGGATGAGAAAGATAGGATAAAGATGAGAAGAAGGAGTTGCAATGATTCTTCTTAAGAAAGTCAGATCCCCTGCTTGTAGGCCATGAGGCCACAGGCTTTTGCAGACCTGAACCCGTGCTGTCACAGAGTGGAGtgggcccagagctgggagcaatCCCGGGGCAAAGGACCAGGGCTCcatcccctctgtgcccccatGGCTCTGCTAAAGGACCTGGGACTGAAACCAGAGGGACACTTCCCCCTCACCATGCCCTGTACATTTACCTTCCTCATCTTCAGCTCTTTGTCTTTGCCTTTGTCTTTGTCTTTGTATTTGTCTTactctttgtctttcttttttatatttctccctctccttgttcctcatcttctgtttcctcttctccttcttcttctccttcctcttctccatgtcctcctccttctccttcctccttttcctccactgTTTCCTctattccttctccttcttcatgTCCTTCTCCCAATCCAATCCCTTCCTGACATTTTCTATCTTCTGCTATTAATCCACTTTGATATAATTTTCTTCTACACTTGAACCTCCATggtctccttccttctcctatTTTACtatccccttccctttccatttccGATTCCACTGGGCTATCACAGCAACACCATTTCCCTTTGCAGTGTTGGGACACCGCCAGCCCTGGGgtctttctggttttggatGAAAGCTGAGGGAGACAGGAGTTGGATGCAGGAAAACTTTATTGtgaacagaggggcaggagaggctgggagagagaCGGCGGGCAGGCCCCAGCCAGGCCGGGtgtcaggggctgcaggaggccaCGGCGGCTTGTGCAGAGCTCAACTTCTCCATGCTGGGCCGAGGCCGCCGTGGGTGTTTGGGGTGCGGGGCTGTGGTGGGTCTAGCAGGGCCCACAGGTGTCCCAGAGCTTCTTGCTGTAGCGGGGCAGGACGCAAGGGCTGCAGGCGGGAGCAGCGTAGGCTCTGCCAAAGGTGCAGAGGCCCCCCGAGGCCTGGGTGGCGCCGGCGCCGTAGAGGccgcccagccccagggagccgcCAAAGGCCGGTGCTCCAGAGGAGCCCACCACGGCTTGCTgcgggaaggagctgaggatggggccGGGGAAGGTGACCACCACGGGGGGCGGCTGGATGAAGGCTGAGGAGTCGGGACACTGGCGGGCGCACAGCTCGTTGCAGCTCTCAGCGatgggctggggcacagccacgCTGGTTTTGGGTGGGCACAGGTCGTAGCAGGACATCTTGGCGTGGGATGCGAGGGTGCTCTGCAAGAGAGGCCAGCGatggtgggagagcagcagaggccagCGGCCGAGCCAcagaggggccggggctggagcagggatctGTGAGCAGAAGCGCTCGCACACTTACCCGTGTCCccgaggaggagaaggtggccAGGACAGTGCTTGGCCGAGTCTGGCCCCAGCAGGGCTTTTATAGCAGCCCCAGcattgctcagctccagccgGGCCAATCTGCTCAGGGGacactccctgctgctgctgctgctgctgctgctgctgctgctgacagcagggctgtgcggcccctgcccctccctgagTCAGCATCCCCCAGGTGCCACCCCAGCACATCCCGCTGCCCAAGCCATCCTGTCCTTCCTGCCACGTGAGGGACTCGATAGCACGGATGTCACCCAGGAATGGGCTCCAGGAACATCTTTAATGTTCCAAATGGGCGGGGAAGGGCTGGAATCAGCCTGGGCCAGGTGGAcatctctgctcctttcccaaTGTATCTCAGGCCTGGCACGAGCAGTCtttgtgcccagcctggcagaacTCCCGGGGCAGTGccaagaaataaatgaattctGGCTCCCCCACGCTGGCCAGTGATGCACAGATCCCCACAAAGTTCTTGGTCCTTCCACTCCTGACCCAGACCTCCCAAATACTTCCGCGTGTCCATGGAGACTACTCAGGGTGACATCCCTGCTATTGAGTCCCTCACGTGGCAGGAAGGACAGGATGGCTTGGGCAGCGGGATGTGCCGGGGTGGCACCTGGGGGGGATGCTGActcagggaggggcaggggccgcacagccctgctgtcagcagcagcagcagcagcagcagcagggagtgtCCCCTGAGCAGATTGGCCcggctggagctgagcaatgCTGGGGCTGCTATAAAAGCCCTGCTGGGGCCAGACTCGGccaagcactgccctggccaccttctcctcctcggGGACAAGGGTAAGTGTGCGAGCGCTTCTGCTcgcagctccctgctccagccccggcccctctgTGGCTCGGCCCctggcctctgctgctctcccaccatCGCTGGCCTCTCTTGCAGAGCACCCTCGCATCCCACGCCAAGATGTCCTGCTACGACCTGTGCCCACCCAAAACCAGcgtggctgtgccccagcccatCGCTGAGAGCTGCAACGAGCTGTGCGCCCGCCAGTGTCCCGACTCCTCAGCCTTCATCCAGCCGCCCCCCGTGGTGGTCACCTTCCCCggccccatcctcagctccttcccgcAGCAAGCCGTGGTGGGCTCCTCCGGAGCACCGGCCTTTGgcggctccctggggctgggcggCCTCTACGGCGCCGGCGCCACCCAGGCCTCGGGGGGCCTCTGCACCTTTGGCAGAGCCTACGCTGCTCCCGCCTGCAGCCCTTGCGTCCTGCCCCGCTACAGCAAGAAGCTCTGGGACACCTGCGGGCCCTGCTAGACCCACCACAGCCCCGCACCCCAAACACCCACGGCGGCCTCGGCCCAGCATGGAGAAGTTGAGCTCTGCACAAGCCGCCctggcctcctgcagcccctgacaCCCGGCCTGGCTGGGGCCTGCCCACCGtctctctcccagcctctcctgcccctctgttcaCAATAAAGTTTTCCTGCATCCAACTCCTGtctctttgccttcttttctcaGTTTAGGAACACCCCAAGGCTGGAAGAGTTTCAAGAGTGGGAGGGGTAATGTTGTTGCTGGGATTGCCAGGGGGAATCGGAAatggaaggggacagggaaggggaaagttAAATCGAAGAGGGAACTGGACAGTGGAGGTTaaagtggagaagaaaatgaaatcaaagaGGAAATGGGAGTGGAGGAGGGAGAATGATGCAAATGGGTTTGGttaggagatggagaaagagaagaaggacAAAGGATtgggagaagaagaggaaggagaaggagaaggagaaggagaaggagaagaggaaacagatGAGGAATGAGCAGTGGGAGCAATATAAAGACGAAAGACTAAGACAAAGAcaaatggaaagagaaggagctgctgataAGGAAATTTAATGTACAGGGCATGGTGAGGGGGAAGCGTCCCTCTTATTCCAGTCCCAGGTCCTTTAGCAGAGCCatgggggcacagaggggctggaggctggGTTGGAGCCCTGGTCCTTTGCTCCCAACTCTGGGGCCCACTCATCTCTTTGACAGCACGGGTGCAGGTCTGCAAAAGCCTGTGGACTCCTGGCCTACAAGCAGGGGATCTGactttcttcaggaaaagacCTTGgtgctccttctctttctcctaccctgaccccatcccactgctctcTTTCGTACTTTCCCACTAACCCTTtgataacattttcttctcaggtTTAACCTCCACtatctcctttcctttcctatttTGCCTTCCACTCCCCCGTATTTTTCATTCTCCGTGACCATCCCAGGATCAGCATTCGCCCTACCACTCTTGGAACACCCCCATGCCCTGGGTGCTCATGATTTTggaaaaggaggcaaaaagaCAGGAGTTGGATGCAGGAAAATTTTATTGTGaagagaggggcaggagaggctgggagagggacGGCAGGCAGGCCCCAGCCAGGCCGGGtgtcaggggctgcaggaggccagGGCGGCTTGTGCAGAGCTCAACTTCTCCATGCTGGGCCGAGGCCGCCGTGGGTGTTTGGGGTGCGGGGCTGTGGTGGGTCTAGCAGGGCCCGCAGGTGTCCCAGAGCTTCTTGCTGTAGCGGGGCAGGACGCAAGGGCTGCAGGCGGGAGCAGCGTAGGCTCTGCCAAAGGTGCAGAGGCCCCCCGAGGCCTGGGTGGCGCCGGCGCCGTAGAGGccgcccagccccagggagccgcCAAAGGCCGGTGCTCCGGAGGAGCCCACCACGGCTTGCTgcgggaaggagctgaggatggggccGGGGAAGGTGACCACCACGGGGGGCGGCTGGATGAAGGCTGAGGAGTCGGGACACTGGCGGGCGCACAGCTCGTTGCAGCTCTCAGCGatgggctggggcacagccacgCTGGTTTTGGGTGGGCACAGGTCGTAGCAGGACATCTTGGCGTGGGATGCGAGGGTGCTCTGCAAGAGAGGCCAGCGatggtgggagagcagcagaggccagCGGCCGAGCCAcagaggggccggggctggagcagggatctGCGAGCAGAAGCGCT
Encoded proteins:
- the LOC116436310 gene encoding scale keratin-like: MSCYDLCPPKTSVAVPQPIAESCNELCARQCPDSSAFIQPPPVVVTFPGPILSSFPQQAVVGSSGAPAFGGSLGLGGLYGAGATQASGGLCTFGRAYAAPACSPCVLPRYSKKLWDTCGPC
- the LOC116436311 gene encoding scale keratin-like translates to MSCYDLCPPKTSVAVPQPIAESCNELCARQCPDSSAFIQPPPVVVTFPGPILSSFPQQAVVGSSGAPAFGGSLGLGGLYGAGATQASGGLCTFGRAYAAPACSPCVLPRYSKKLWDTCGPC
- the LOC116436309 gene encoding scale keratin-like, with product MSCYDLCPPKTSVAVPQPIAESCNELCARQCPDSSAFIQPPPVVVTFPGPILSSFPQQAVVGSSGAPAFGGSLGLGGLYGAGATQASGGLCTFGRAYAAPACSPCVLPRYSKKLWDTCGPC